The Rhododendron vialii isolate Sample 1 chromosome 3a, ASM3025357v1 nucleotide sequence CGGTGATGGCCAATAGCTTGGCCCTTGTGCAGATGTTGATGGATGCGGTAGGCTATTCAATCCTTAGATATCTTGTTGTTCATGTTTTCTctcctttgaatttttttataggtTTGCATCTTATATGCCATTTTTTTGCTTTCTAACGCATTTTTCATGGTGGTTGAGTCATTTCACCACCTTAGCGAAGAAGCTGCCAGTTTTTGCTGCAGATATTTCTCTTATTTCTTGCTGTGTTTACGAATGCATTCTGGATCAGTTTAATGCATGATATATTATGCTTAATGATGACTTTATATGCTTTGCAGAATCAATGGTCAGAAATGTTCCCTTGCACGATTGGAAGAACATCTATTATAGATGTGATTTTTAGCGGCATGGATGCATCTAGAAATTGTTCTCTGCAATTGGTATTTTCCTCTGAACtttctttgatttgtttttttcctaagCCGTAAATCCTAAAAGACACTATTTTTCTCTGTAGATGCATGCGGAGTTCCAGGCTCTTTCACCTCTGGTTCCTGTTCGTCATATCAAGTTTCTACGGTTATGCAAACATATTGCTGACGGGGTGTGGGCTGTGGTTGATGTGTCTGTTGACGGCAGCCGACAATTTTCAGATGCACACTCATTTGCCAACTGCCGGAGGCTTCCTTCTGGTTGCATTGTTCAGGATATGCCAAATGGTTATTCCAAGGTAAAGAAGTGTAGTGTATTATTGGTTCAATCTTTACATGAGCATTTACTAGGGTTATTTGTTTGACCAAATGTGAACATTGGATTGAACTGTATATACAAGGGTGTTTGGTTAAAGAATTTAGACTTATTATGACCCAAAATTAAACACGCCTTTGATATATAATCCCTTGAAGTGTGGGATGTACAATACCATGGGTGGTATTATTAATTTGATTACTTTATAGTGGTGTCATTTATATCTGGTGGGATTATATATTCTTTCACTAATGGTCCCGTCGAACAAACTGGCCCTTTATATTTGTTGAGATTGCCTATGTCCGGATATTTCCCATTTTGGGTCTACAAAAAGTGGTTATTGCAACTCAATTTTGAGGTTACTTGGCAATGTATCAAATATACTTGTATTTATTATACTTAGTGATCAGGTGAAAATATCCTAGAGGAGCTCGGTTTCAATAATGGATAGTGGGATTGTACTAAGAATCTGAACCTTCTATGACTATTTTACTGAGGCATGTGCTTATTTTGATTAAATAATCTCTAACCTCCAGATTTCAAGGCTAGGgttgtttatttaattatttccaTGATTTTGGTCTACTCCTTGCTAGAACCACGGAAATAGGACTCAAGAAAAGGATACAACATGACACCTTAATTTTCTACTACAAAAACGGAATGGCCGGGACACTGCACAAGTTATGTCTACTCCTAGCTAGAACCCCGGAAATAGGACTTAAAGAAAAGAATACAACATGACACATCAATTTTCTACAAAATAACAGAATGGTAGGGACACTGCACGagtttttgtccattttttacgTACATGAAAACAGACTGTTCCTTTATTTTGTAAGTTATGATTGTCGTTTAAAATATCAAAGTAATGAGAAAATAGTTTCacaaagtggaaaaaaaatagtgcaTCATACGTTCTAGGCAACTCTATTCTTAAACAATTCGGAAGCATTGGCCTTTAGGATATACATAAGATGTCCAAATGAGATCCAAGAACAGATTAACAGGTTTAATAAATGTGGATCTTTGTCAAACTTTGAGTTTTACGTGTATTTACACGATTAACGAGAGTATCCAAAGGGTAACCCGGCTGAAATAGTCAAAGCAACAGTTGGAAGTAACTGGAGTCCGACAAGTGTCGGTGTCTGGCTTAGAAGTGTCGACTATGCTTCTTAGTCTACTAGTTCAGAGAGGAGAAAACCAAGGAGATCCCCATTTCGAtgatgttgaatttttttgcaacaTTTGCTCATTCAAATGTCTTAGAGATGTCATATGTATTCGTGAAGGCCTTGGATTTTTCAACTGGTGATGTATAGAATATGTTTCTGATgcttctattctctctctctctctctctctctctctctctcatgtttgtTTATTAGTTTCGAGGCTGTATTACCTGGATACAGTCTTACATTGTACTCCTTCCAACTTAAAAATTTACCCGTCTCTTGTTTATCTTCTAAAACAATGTTATCAAGTTTTTTGAATGCATTTATATTTTGCAAGTGAATGGAAAGCGTGTTGTTCCTGTCTTATCCTCGGTAACATTGCCTCTTTATGGTTGACTTCACAACTCATCTATCCTAAGCCTGTATAATAGCCTTGATTTTGTGGATTCTTATCAGTGTGTGTGGTTTAccgtctgtctctctctctctctctctctctctctctcaacacacACGCACATACATACGGACGAATTGCATGGGCTTGCACCCATGAAGATGCAACAGTCGCTCATTCATTGTGGTAATCATTGGTCCTTGCTTCTCAACAAAATATGAGGTGGTGATCCCCTTAGACGGAAATATTTGGGTCTTATTGGAAAATCCGGGAAATGTGGTGTGCTTTAGTGGTATAAATTAAATAATGAATTGTTATGAAGGGAGTCCCCTGAATTTCTGGGAGTCGTTATGGCTACCCTCATGGAAAAACACTGAAACGAATGTATCCATTTtaccttcaaaaaaaagaaaaaaagaaccacGTAGGTAAATATTTCAGCCTCCTATGcatatgctctctctctctctctctctctcagtttgcGACCTTCTCAAGTACTAGTAATCAACAGTGGAAGCAAATCCTTGATAGCGCGTTAAGAACTACAACTACTAAAAACTAGAATCCAGAAGCAGGTGCTAATTCTAGAAATAAATCGCAGGTAATGTGGGTTGAACATACAGAATATGATGAGAGTGTAGTCCACCATCAGTACCGACCATTACTCAGCTCTGGCATGGGCTTTGGTGCACAAAGATGGCTCGCCACCCTACAAAGGCAGTGCGAGTGCTTGGCTGTCCTCTCTTCCATCTCTTCCGTTGAAGATCATTCAGGTACCACTTCGTTTAAATCACccttattttttctcttttaaattcCTAATTTGACTCTAATGAAATCCCATGTTTAACAGGAATTACATTGCATGGTAAGGCAAGCATGGTTAAGTTGGCCCAACGCATGACTCGCGATTTCTGTGCCGGGGTCTGTGCAACCACGCATGCATGGCAGCTAGTTCAAGCTGGAAATGTGGGTGAAGAGGCAAGGTTGATCATACGGAATAGCGTGGATAAACCTGGAGAACCATCTGGAATTGTGTTGAGCGCCACAACATCAGTTTGGATGCCCATAATGCATCAACGTCTGTTTGATTTCTTGCGAAATGAGCAACTGAGGAGCGAGTGGGATGAGTTATCTCATGGTGGGCCAATGCAAGAGATGGTCCACGTGGCCAAGGGCCAAGATCGTGCCAACTGTGTTTCTCTTCTTCGTGCTACCGTGAGTAGTTATCCACTCTTAACTGAATGGGTTTATGGCCTGATTGGTATTGTTtttagttttccattttacGGAAACAAAAGAAGTGTGTAGTTTGGTAACAATCATCCATTTTGTCATTGTTTTCAGAAACAATTCACCAACCTATTTTATAATGATTCCCGGCAAATGGAAATAGGAAACATTGAACAGAAAACAATACCGCACAGGTTTCCTTGCAATTTTTACTAATTTTGTTTTAGCTCGACGTTGCAGGCTGCTAATACAAACCAGAATGCCATGTTGATACTGCAAGAGACGCAAACAGATGCATCGGGCTCGCTTATAGTGTACACAGCAGTTGACGTAGGTGCAATGCAGATGGTTATGAACGGAGGAGATTCCACTTCTGTGGCTCTCCTGCCATCAGGATTTGCAATCGTTCCAGATTGTTTTCCTGATTCTGCTAGCTCTAACGACCATAAGGACATTTCGATTAAAGGCAGTGGTGGGTCCCTGTTGACTTTGGGGTTCCAAATTTTGGTTAATAATCCTCCTTCGGCCAAGCTCACAATGGAGTCTGTCGACACGGTCAACTGTCTCATCTCTCGCACGATTCAGAGGATCAAATCTGCTCTTCACTGCAATTAACGTGGGTGCGGTTATCCTCCAAGTTTATCCTAGTTTGTCTATTTTTGAGTTCGGCGAAACCATTTATAGGACCTATGAAAAGTTGCAAAGAATGGTTGAGTCAAGAACGAACCCTGGTGAAGGGTGGCGGTTCGGGTATTGACTCGGTTCTCAATAGTctattgtttttgttgtttttatgtCGTATGGTATAGGAAGGGGAAACTGAAGTAGTGTGATTGTGGGATGGAGGGATTTCCTTTTACGGATTCTGgtttttcattctctttttgcGTTGAATGCGATGttgttcttttgttcttctatTTATGTTTGTTCTGAACTGGTCTGAAAAGATAGCTTTCATgcgtttttttccttttctactGTTCAAATATGACGCTTGTTCTATATAAATGGGATTATCTTGTtcgtaaaaaaaagaaaaaaagcacgATGCTTACTTTTGCCTTTTTCCAATTTCACTGCACTGAATGTTGTGTTGCAAGGAAAGCTCTGGTCACATAAAAAGGGCTATAAATAAGGATTCTTGAAAGTTACTAatgcgcgctctctctctctctctctcattaacaAAGTAACAATGTGCCAGAAACCTTTGTCGCTGATATGTTTCATAACTCATTTATCTTGAGAAAACCGGTTCAGTGTTGCAATGTTTTCTCGAAATCTCGTTTTTCTCCAAGATAAATACATTACGAAAGTATAATAAAATGATATCCGATAATAACTATTTTTGGCGCGATTAATTTCTTAGTGAACGATCTCAATCATCGTTGTTGGCCCCAAGAAGAGCCAAAATATGGGAGACCGGAGAGGATCCATTTCCGTTCGGATATGCGCACAGTCTGTAGACTTTGTGACAATCATTCCACTGGCAGGCCAACACATCACATTTGGGCCTAGACCCGAACAGGCCCAACGCCTTATTATCCTTCACAAACCTCAAAATTACCCTAAACACCATCTCTtttgaaaaaactcaaaattacCCCACAACAGTCCAATAACTTACACCCGTCCCCCATCCCCCCTAAACCCTTAACAACCCACCGCAAATCTGGATTCACATCTCCTTCCCTCATTCCACCAAAATGTGGAAgcacaaaaccctaaccttcAAACCCAATTCACTGTTCCATTCAATCCTTCAAACAAGACCCATGTCACAGTCCACCTCCATACCCAAGAAGCTCCAGCGCGTGCGCGACCACGGCTACGACAACTACATGGAAGTCGAGAAGAAAACCCGGAAAGTCCTCAAGTTCCAAGCCCTGATCCTCTCTCACCCCTCCTCCATCCTCTCCGTCTCCCGCCTCGAAGCCCTCGCCCAGCGCGGCCTCGGCCTCAAGCAGCTCGAAGCCGGCCGGTTCATCCTCAAGTTCCCCCACGTCTTCGAGATCTTCGAGCACCCGGTCCAGAGAATCCTCTACTGCCGGCTAACCCGGAAAGCCCAGCTCCAGATTGATCAAGAAAACCAAGCCCTCCTTGCCCAAGTACCCGATGCCGTGACCCGTCTCAGGAAGCTCTTGATGCTGTCCAACACCGGCCGGCTTCCGCTTGAGCACGTTAGGATTGCAAGAAAAGACTTTGGGCTTCCGGATGACTTCGAATTCTCGGTAATCCTCAAGTACCCGGAGTTTTTTCGATTGTTTGATGCTAAGGAGAGTAGGAGTAAGTACATTGAGGTTGTGGATAGAGATAAGAAGCTTGCCGTGTGTGCTATAGAGAGACTTAGGGAGAAGGAGTATAGGGAGAAAGGAATAGATGCTGAGAATATTAGGTTTTCGTTTATTGTGAATTTCCCACCCGGGTTTAAGATTGGGAAGTATTACAAGATTGCTGTGTGGAAGTGGCAGCGGCTTCCGTACTGGTCGCCTTATGATGATATCTCGGGGTATGATTTGAGGTCACTGGAGGCGCAGAAGCGGATGGAGAAGAGGGCTGTGGCGATGGTTCACGAATTGGTGTCGTTGACTGTGGAGAAGAAGATTACTTTAGAGAGGATTGCACATTTTCGGTTGCCGATGGATTTGCCGAAGAAGCTCAAGGATTTCCTTCTTCAACACCAGGGGATATTTTATATATCGACCAGGGGTAATCATGGGAAGCTTCACACGGTTTTTCTCAGGGAGGCTTATAAGAAGGGGGAGTTGATAGAACCGAATGCTTTGTATTTGGCTAGGAGAAAGCTTGCTGAGTTGGTTTTGCTGAGTCCTAGGAAGGTTAATGTCGATAGAGAACTGGTCAGTTACAGGAGGGGCGGAGAAACTGAAGAAATGGGGAACGTTAGTAGAGCCCTTGAGACTGAAGAGAACGATAGACAAGATGCAGAGAGGGGAGAAAAGTTGCAATCAGAGTTTGATTGTGATGACGATTGTGATTATACCGATGAGGATGATGATAGTGAGGAGGTTGAGGGTGCAGGGGCTACTTGTGCGATGAGTGACTGAGATGAGATAGCCTCTTGGATAGTGACTATGAAGTATGTATGCACGTTCTTGAACGGGATATGCTTTCTGCCCGGGGTCTCTGTTTTTCAATCCTAGAAAGCAGTAAAGAATACTTGTTTAGAGAACCTTGCATCTTGTTCGTCATCCTAATTGTGAAGGTTATCGAAAAACGGATAGGCTAATGCGATAAGGCTGGCATCCCAGCAAGAAGGTATCCCTTCCTCCTAAAGATTTGTAAGTTGATCTCTTTCATAGGTGAATCAACTGGGCACGACCATATGAATTGTGGTTCTTATTTGATGCCTCACTCAAAATTGATCTAGTTGGTTATCCAATTACAGGACCTAGAGTTAGGATCCACAAACGAATGCTAATTCTCTTGAAAACGTCACAGGGTTAGCTCATTTTCTGAACCATTTCATCTTCTCTGATATGAGATCATACTAGAAAACCTTAAATGTCTTTGATAAAGGAGGTTGCGGAGTTATCGTGTTAGGGTCTGATGAAGTTGGATTCCAAATATATAGGTTGACTGCTAGCTAAACTCCCCAAGATGTGAATTAGTTTGTAAGATGCACAAAAGAAGATCGGAATAGCTGATCAAGAAGTAAATGAGATCTGCAGTATCTTGTGAGGTGGTGAACGGTGTTTACTAGATGGTGACTCAGATTGATGTACATATGTTGCTTCGCTTGCTTTATTGTTTGATCTGTTTAACGGAATAAATGGAAACAGTTGTGACAAAGAATACAGAAGAAACAGTGTTACCTTCATTGAATTtgggcaattttttttcttttaatgtaTCTTTCAGCATGTGTTCTGAGAGTTCTTGGAATTTATTTTGTAATAACTAATAAGGTATTACTATTCTTTTCAATATTGATTGTATCAAACTTTCAATCATTTGAATGAAAATTCTTATGTATATTCCCTACGATGATTCTATTCAACTTAATCTTTTTTCTGCAAGCTGCATCTTGGAAGAAACAGGTCATGAGTATATTGTGAGATCACAAATTGCCCTCCTTGGATCGAGTTTCGACTGCAAATGCTAACATACCAAGGGTTGTTTGATAGTTCAGGAATTTAAAATTCCATCCCTATCATCTTGATACCTGCCCTAGTAGTGGCCTTTGCTAGTAGCAGTATGCATTTGATGTTGAAAGCTGTATATTTTAAAAGGCTCAGTTTGGATTGTATGCACTATGCAATAATATTGATGGGAAACGAAAAGGTAATTACGGATCCTCTAATTTTTTCCCTGTTAGATCATGGTATCATGTAAGCCCTTTAATAGCTGATGTATTTAGGTTGTTGGGTGTTGAATTTACTAGTATTAAGAAGATGAGCATCGGATTATATATCTGAACTGGTCATCCAAACATAGCTTAAGACAAGACTCTTGGGAGTTCACAACTCTTGTTAGTAGTTGAGTTTATGAATCTCTCTTGCAGTTTCTGTAAATCCTCTGTTTGCTTCTTCTTCAGCACGTAAACTTGATGTTGAATGGAACATTGTGTCCTCATGATCAACAAGTTGCTTTTATCTTCAATTGTCTTTACATCCATTACTATTGTTACATGATGATATCATGTACACGATTGGTTGGCATGCAATCTGCAACTAGTAGTAAACAATAAGAGCATTATTAGATATTTTGTCGACCATAATAACATTTATAGGTTTTGTAAAGGCAAGTGACTTGAACAGATTAAGCTGAATTGACCCCTAGCTAAACACCCCTAGATGTGATTCCAAGATGGACAAGATGGGATCTAAGTATCTGATTACGTAAACGAGCTCCGCAGTAGCCTATGCGGTGTTGAAAGGGTGTTTATTCGAATACAATGATATACAACCATCGTTCTCTTGCTTTTAGCCGTTTGATCTGTTTGACGGGATAGGTGGAAACAGTTATGGCAAAGAATACAGGAGGAAACGGTGTTACCTTCATTGAATTTGGGCATCGTTGTTTTTGTATCTTTTACCTTAACTAGAAAAGATGTTACTCTCTTGTACATCGATTCTGTCAACCATTTGAATGATGTCATAGGTATATCCCATCTTTTCTATTATTTGAAGCCAAAGCACCTGCTTAGTTTTTGCGTATATCCCATCTTTTCTATTATTTGAAGCCAAAGCACCTGCTTAGATTTTGCTTCACGGACTGGTGCAAGTGATGTTACGTTGACAAAAAAAGGTCAGTATGTTGTCAAATTTGCCAGTATAAGCCTTAAATgagggtttttttgttttgtttatattaTCTTATTGTATTGAATTATAATCTTGCTTGCTTCATACAGTTGTTGTGTTGAATGTGAGAATGTAACCGTCATGATAGGGAAAGTCAACTATTATAAGTCTATAATATGCAACTTAATTTTGTTCTGCAAGCTGTCCCTTGGAAGAAACAGGTCATTAGTACACTGAGATCAGAAATTGCTCCCAAGTCTGCAAATGCTAACATACCAGGACTTGTTTGATATCTCAAGAATTGAAAATTCTGTTCCGATCATCTTGATAGTTCCCGACTTCTGGCCTTTGCTAGTAGCAAGCATGTATGTGGTGCCGAAAGCCATATATTTTAAAAGGCTTCGTTTGAATTAGAGGAATTTGATGAGTAACGTTAAGGTAATTCGGTatccttcaaattttttccCCTGGAGCATTCTCGATTTATGTAAACCTTGATTAACTGATGTATTAGATTGTTGGGTATTGCATCCACATCACTATTAAGAAGATTTGCATTTTGACTAGAAACTGGTCATCCAAACGAAGCTTAAGACAGGACTGTCTAGAGTTCACTATTCTTGTCAGTACTTGAGTTGATCTATTTACCTTGCTGATTCCTATCGATCATCTGTTTTGCTGCTTCTTTGATGAGCGAACTTGACAGTGAATGGAATATGGTGTCCTCATGATCGACAAATTGCTTTCATCTTCGATGCCATCTTTCTTTATGTTCCGTAACGATGGTCAAATGATGATATCATGTATATGAGCGTGCAATCTGCAACTAACCAATAAAACAGTATTAGATAATTCGTCAAGTATGATGAAATTTATAGGTTAATCAACGCAAGCGATCGAAACGGATGGAGCTGAATTGGTGTTATCCCATCAGCTTATCGCGTTATAGAGAAAAATCTTGTAAATAAATGGATTACGAGGCTTATGATGTCATTGGCTCTCCTGTAAATAGAGTTTTCCTGGTTACACTGCTCATGCATTGCAATGTTGTAAGGGAGTCTGCTCTCTTTCGGATAAATTGTTCAGTGCACTGCACCCTGCAGCCTGCAGGATAGAGCCGGGCCGTCCATCTCAACAATCAATGATTTAGATCTATAACTTTTTCCCAGTAAGAATTAACTTTGACTgataaaaattaacaaacatatCCAAactattgattgtcgagatggacAGTCCCAGTGGCGTAGTGAGAAACTTATGTAAGTGGGACACCTTTTAAAcacatttcaaacaaaaaaatttgtactaaGCAACGTTAAAATGTTTGTGCTAATAATTAAAAAACCTAACATATTTATTAATATAGTAAATTATatagaatataaaaataatCGAATTGCTTGAATTGTCTCAGTGtatcaagtctaagagcaattcACTATTCAATATTTAGCAATACTGCTCCCATTATTAATAATTGCTAAAGTTTAAAACGTATAGCCCATTGTTTAgacatttttgaattttggacattATGCATTAGAAAGTTCCAATAAGTAAGTGACTGTTATTTTTCATATTAGACATCTCATTTCGCCAGTGTAACGACAATGTTCGAATAtgtgaaacaaaaaattggaatgAAATGATATTCGCCATGTGTtagaaatattaaaaataaatttatgaaatacaattaactagacaaaatacaaaatatacattttaaaatcttaaattaaaaaaaaaattgagtgggggcGCGTGCCCCCGCTCGTCCCATGCTCCCTCCACCACTAGACAGTCCGGATCTGTCATGTTGGGTGCACTATAGGGGATTGCACCGCAGGATTTTTAATTCCCTGAAAATATTACCATACAAATGGCACATAACTTCATCCTCGCACTGGAATGATTTTAGTATTACGATTTAAAACATGCCCTTTTAGTAAGTTTCCCCATCTTAATTCTTGAGGTTGCCGTAAAGTATTTCGCTCTCAATCAATCCGCAAATTATGCTGTGACAATGACGGGCCGTAAATTTCAGTTTATCTTTCGGACCTcttctcaatttcttttcacAATTTGATTTTCGCAACCTAGTTGTTCATTCGTTTATTCCGTGAGACGCcacttgcaaaaaaaataagggctaAACCTAATTTAGATTTACTAAAAGCTGATTTAAGGTTGTTGGTTGGCAAGGTTTGGTTTTTCTAAAGACCTTAGTAGCTAACTGATTAGATATATTATTAATATTTGTTGGCACACTCATAGAAAAATCACCAGTAAAATATGTCCCAGTAGTTCTGGTAACAACATTTCAAGCCTACTAGTTTTAACATAACATGACAGCATCATCATTTGGAAAAAAGACTATAATTCCTACAAATTATCGAGACACCCTTGTTGTCTACTTCTCCTTGGTTTTATTTCTTGGATGGAGGCATCTAACAACTACCATGAAAAAACAGAAgtaaagaaaaaggcaaaagcaAAATTAGAAGCAATAAGGAGAGGTGTTTGGTAAAGCTATCAAGAAAATTTTGCCAATTGAGGGTGAGTTAATAATgatgttgggttttttttcaatttccagGTGTTGGGTTTGTCATTTGCAAGGAGAGAAGTTATCTTATGAGCCTGAAACACCATATTTGTTGTGCTCTCAAAAAGATCAGAAAATGAGACATCACTATTCCTTAAGCGATGTGGCATAGTACTTAGTACTTAGTACTTAGTAGTATTTTAGATTTCTTTGGTTATTATGTTGGGCTGTTTTAGTATTGTTTACTTTTGGTGCACCCCTCCTTGATTAACACAAAATTTGCGTAATTAATTTCGTGAGCTACCACAAAAAATATTCTGTAGAAATTGGCGCTCCCGCTCTCAATAttagctttattttttttccgctTTCAATCATCGCTCCCTAAATTTAATAATTCGAATTGTTTCTGAAAGATGGTTTCACGCTCATACGCACATATTGTATAACTTAGCTTTTGAGCACTCTCgagctccgttccagaaactttattaaaaaattaacagcctatttcacattttcaaactcaaaaataaagtaaatgaaaaataatttttcaatttttttcgcattatataatgagatctttcaaaacagatccatattgcatattttttagattttaataagcccataatatttgagcttgaaattgccttcttaaaaaataagaacttttttttttccggaacgAAGCCTCAAGTCACTTATCAAtttctacactttttttttttatttccgaTGTCAAGGGCGTTTGAGCCATTTTACGTGCATTCCGATTCTTCTTCTTTCGGATATAGTCAAAGGCAGATCCTCACACTGGAATTAGAAGATTCATAAGAGATTTATCTATTGTGCTCGGCCTCAAAAGGTTGctaaattttaaactcaaaatacttgaatttagttttgatttCCAATTGCCACTTGAACTAGCTTGGGATTATTTTTATCAATTAACCTATAACCACAAACACATACACTTCCTCCCACACGAGGAGTCCTTGTGAGTACCCGTATGGGAGgagtttgtgtgtgtggttgtaGATTCGAGTATTTCTATACAGTATATATCTTGTCCCTGTAGTTTTTCCTTTTCGCATTTACCGGCTGTGTGAAATCCAATGTCAACAGTCCCCCCCAGTCTCCACTTTCTTCTCCGTTTCAAAAAAGCAAAAccggaaaagaaaggaaacatcCATCAGGCTACCATCCAAAACCCAAACATAgaaaacatctctctctctctctctctctctctctctctagtctctccTCTGCAATCTATATACACACATCTCCAGCTCTACATATAGTGAGAGAGAAACAATCCACGTCATCCCACCTCAAATCCAATCCCACCCCAAATCCATTTCTCCACGCCACCCACTCACTCCCTCCccacctttctctctcccctcatgTCATCCCCTCCAATTTAATCCccctgtttttgttttgaaaccTTTTGTTAACCGACGGTTGACCTAATTCATCCCCATCCTTTACTAAATTCCCCATTTCATTACACAATTAGATACAAAAttccaaacagagagagagagagagagagagagagagagagagggtgtagaggagagagagggatggggAATTCGTTCGGGTGCTCGGCGTCGGGAGAGAGGCTGGTCTCGGCGGCGAGGGACGGCGATTTGGTGGAGGCGAAGATGTTGCTCGACTGCAACCCTTGCCTCGCCAAGTACTCCACCTTCGGAGGCCTCAACTCCCCTCTCCATTTCGCCGCCGCCAAG carries:
- the LOC131319254 gene encoding homeobox-leucine zipper protein ANTHOCYANINLESS 2-like isoform X1, producing MSLGGFIGSSGGGNGRGDSRIVVVASSYNAMSTAPLGQLIARPLSFAFKPKMEGQRSEMALMEENYLMGRLKEDMHESRSESDNVEGASGDDQDATRNKQKGRKKYHRHTPQQIQELEAYFKMNNHPDEKERLELGKRLSLEGKQVKFWFQNRRTQMKTQAERHENSYLKQQNEELVIDNIRMKEAMGNPICSNCGGPAILGEISIEKHHLRVENARLKEELNRISTLTNKFLGRPLSSFAGAVHPPMSNTNLQLAVGINCFSGLSSVDTTFPIGLDSKDGILNSSPVMPTVPTQPNGIAHDDSFQKSVFLDLALRALDELVKLAQIDDPLWIRSLDGGGREALNEEEYIKLCPPCIGMKPSGFVAEATRAMGTVMANSLALVQMLMDANQWSEMFPCTIGRTSIIDVIFSGMDASRNCSLQLMHAEFQALSPLVPVRHIKFLRLCKHIADGVWAVVDVSVDGSRQFSDAHSFANCRRLPSGCIVQDMPNGYSKVMWVEHTEYDESVVHHQYRPLLSSGMGFGAQRWLATLQRQCECLAVLSSISSVEDHSGITLHGKASMVKLAQRMTRDFCAGVCATTHAWQLVQAGNVGEEARLIIRNSVDKPGEPSGIVLSATTSVWMPIMHQRLFDFLRNEQLRSEWDELSHGGPMQEMVHVAKGQDRANCVSLLRATAANTNQNAMLILQETQTDASGSLIVYTAVDVGAMQMVMNGGDSTSVALLPSGFAIVPDCFPDSASSNDHKDISIKGSGGSLLTLGFQILVNNPPSAKLTMESVDTVNCLISRTIQRIKSALHCN
- the LOC131319254 gene encoding homeobox-leucine zipper protein ANTHOCYANINLESS 2-like isoform X2; translated protein: MEGQRSEMALMEENYLMGRLKEDMHESRSESDNVEGASGDDQDATRNKQKGRKKYHRHTPQQIQELEAYFKMNNHPDEKERLELGKRLSLEGKQVKFWFQNRRTQMKTQAERHENSYLKQQNEELVIDNIRMKEAMGNPICSNCGGPAILGEISIEKHHLRVENARLKEELNRISTLTNKFLGRPLSSFAGAVHPPMSNTNLQLAVGINCFSGLSSVDTTFPIGLDSKDGILNSSPVMPTVPTQPNGIAHDDSFQKSVFLDLALRALDELVKLAQIDDPLWIRSLDGGGREALNEEEYIKLCPPCIGMKPSGFVAEATRAMGTVMANSLALVQMLMDANQWSEMFPCTIGRTSIIDVIFSGMDASRNCSLQLMHAEFQALSPLVPVRHIKFLRLCKHIADGVWAVVDVSVDGSRQFSDAHSFANCRRLPSGCIVQDMPNGYSKVMWVEHTEYDESVVHHQYRPLLSSGMGFGAQRWLATLQRQCECLAVLSSISSVEDHSGITLHGKASMVKLAQRMTRDFCAGVCATTHAWQLVQAGNVGEEARLIIRNSVDKPGEPSGIVLSATTSVWMPIMHQRLFDFLRNEQLRSEWDELSHGGPMQEMVHVAKGQDRANCVSLLRATAANTNQNAMLILQETQTDASGSLIVYTAVDVGAMQMVMNGGDSTSVALLPSGFAIVPDCFPDSASSNDHKDISIKGSGGSLLTLGFQILVNNPPSAKLTMESVDTVNCLISRTIQRIKSALHCN
- the LOC131319316 gene encoding protein ROOT PRIMORDIUM DEFECTIVE 1, encoding MWKHKTLTFKPNSLFHSILQTRPMSQSTSIPKKLQRVRDHGYDNYMEVEKKTRKVLKFQALILSHPSSILSVSRLEALAQRGLGLKQLEAGRFILKFPHVFEIFEHPVQRILYCRLTRKAQLQIDQENQALLAQVPDAVTRLRKLLMLSNTGRLPLEHVRIARKDFGLPDDFEFSVILKYPEFFRLFDAKESRSKYIEVVDRDKKLAVCAIERLREKEYREKGIDAENIRFSFIVNFPPGFKIGKYYKIAVWKWQRLPYWSPYDDISGYDLRSLEAQKRMEKRAVAMVHELVSLTVEKKITLERIAHFRLPMDLPKKLKDFLLQHQGIFYISTRGNHGKLHTVFLREAYKKGELIEPNALYLARRKLAELVLLSPRKVNVDRELVSYRRGGETEEMGNVSRALETEENDRQDAERGEKLQSEFDCDDDCDYTDEDDDSEEVEGAGATCAMSD